The Flavobacteriales bacterium genomic sequence GAATGGAAGCAGCCACCTGCAGGATGGAATTGGGGATCCTGTGTTTGGCACCGGCGCTTCGCGGATTGAACAGTATGACCTTGCCTGTTTGCATAAGGACTCAAAGGTAAGGAAGTAAATGTTGGCCGCGGAAGGTGTCAATGCGCTGCACGGTAAATAGCTCCCTATCGGTCGCGTAACTATGCTACGCCGTAAATGTACTGCGCGGTCAATGGCTCCCTCCGGTCGCGTCAATGACGTTCCGCCACCCATTTACCAATGACTATTGACTATTGACTATTGACTAATGACTTACGACTTAATCGTTCATACTCCCTCCCGTACGATTCCACCATCGATGCAACCGAATGCACGATATTCCCGGAAGTACGTGGAGGCATCTGCAGAAAAGCCTGCACTGCATCCGCTAATTCAGGGCAGGTGTTCCCGACATGCCAGTGATCGCCCACAGCGTTATCTCCTACCGGGCGGGTCACCACCCGCATGCCCTGGCTCAATGCCTCGAAGGGCACCATGCCGAATCCTTCGTACAGGGAGGGTTGCAAAAGCACTTTGCTTCGCTTCATCCACCTGATCACTTCATCACGCGGCACCTGACCGGCAAGCACAATGTTCTTTTGCAAACCCGCGTCGTTGATCTTCCGCATAAGCATCGACCGTTCCGGCCCGTCGCCCAGGATCACTGCACGCAAGTTTGGATGACCGGCTATGAGTGTTCCCACCACATCCACAAAATCTCCGAAGGCCTTGCCCGGCACCAGGGATCCCACACCCAGCACATCCACATCCCTTTCCATGCCACCCTCACTCAGCTGTATATGATGCGCAATCGGAATCACTGCATCAGCCCGCCTGCCCGTTGTGTTCGCAAAGGCCTGGTCCTGACGGTTACATAAAGCCACGCAATGAACCGAACGCATGCCTGGCAGTTTCAGGTAGGCATTGGATGGCAATGCATCCTGCCCCATCATCGTGCATACATGGGGAATTCCGTGTCGCTTTGACCATCGGGATGCAAGCCAGGCTGCCTCGGTCAGCCACATGGAATGAATGAGGGTCAGCTTCGGCATCGATCGGAAATAGCGACCGGCCTGTGCCCATGCCATCAGCCTGAATGGAAAGCGCCGATCTTCTCCGCCGCAAGGATACACACGGATGCCATGCCAGTCGTACGGTTCGCGGGTATATGGATACTGCAAGGTAATCACGGAATGCCTGACACCCGGAGCCGCCTGTTGCAACCCGAACACCAGGTCCTGTACACCTGGTACGCACGTGGTGTCATTTTCATCGGCGGGGAATCCGGGGACAACAAAAAGAATGTGATCAACGGATTTCATAGAGGATCCATCCTTCGGCCAATGATGCATTCACATGGTCAAGTTCAAACTGGTCTTTGATTTCCTGCCAGTGACGCATCGGGTTTTGACCGGCCCATTGAGACGAGAAAACATCACCGTTCAGCAGCAGAAAATCGCCGGGTTGAACAATACCAATATCATCCTGCCAGATATCTGTCATGGGATTCTTCACCCCGTATGTGGTTAATGCAGGTTGCATACCAAACACGTACAAAGTGTGGCCCGGAGGCACCAGGCGAATGACCTCTGTGGCCGCTTGTTTTTCTTCCCTGCAATACCTGACAAACGAAGAGAAAGAATAGGCAAACAAGGCGAACTGCAACAACAGCAAAACCACACATCCGAACACACGCAA encodes the following:
- a CDS encoding glycosyltransferase family 4 protein, which encodes MKSVDHILFVVPGFPADENDTTCVPGVQDLVFGLQQAAPGVRHSVITLQYPYTREPYDWHGIRVYPCGGEDRRFPFRLMAWAQAGRYFRSMPKLTLIHSMWLTEAAWLASRWSKRHGIPHVCTMMGQDALPSNAYLKLPGMRSVHCVALCNRQDQAFANTTGRRADAVIPIAHHIQLSEGGMERDVDVLGVGSLVPGKAFGDFVDVVGTLIAGHPNLRAVILGDGPERSMLMRKINDAGLQKNIVLAGQVPRDEVIRWMKRSKVLLQPSLYEGFGMVPFEALSQGMRVVTRPVGDNAVGDHWHVGNTCPELADAVQAFLQMPPRTSGNIVHSVASMVESYGREYERLSRKSLVNSQ